In the genome of Pseudomonas bubulae, one region contains:
- the tcdA gene encoding tRNA cyclic N6-threonylcarbamoyladenosine(37) synthase TcdA encodes MSTEDPRFAGVARLYGLEGLERLKAAHVAIVGVGGVGSWAAEAIARCGVGEISLFDLDDVCVSNSNRQLHALSTTIGRDKVEVMAERLRQINPDCKVHEVADFVTRETMADYITPDIDCVIDCIDSVNAKAALIAWCKRRKIQIITTGGAGGQIDPTLIQVCDLNRTFNDPLASKVRSTLRRDYGFSRTMTRHYSVPCVFSTEQLRYPKPDGSICLQKSFVGDGVKLDCAGGFGAVMMVTATFGMVAATKAVDKIVAGVRRPSEKVKPAPQE; translated from the coding sequence ATGAGTACAGAAGATCCACGTTTTGCCGGTGTAGCCCGGTTATATGGGCTGGAAGGCCTTGAGCGACTGAAGGCGGCGCATGTGGCGATCGTCGGTGTAGGCGGCGTCGGGTCGTGGGCAGCGGAAGCGATTGCGCGCTGCGGCGTCGGCGAAATTTCGCTGTTTGATCTGGATGACGTGTGCGTTAGCAACAGCAACCGCCAGTTACACGCCTTGAGTACGACCATTGGTCGGGACAAGGTTGAGGTGATGGCCGAACGCCTGCGTCAGATCAATCCTGACTGCAAGGTTCATGAGGTGGCCGATTTCGTGACGCGCGAAACCATGGCCGACTACATCACCCCCGATATTGATTGCGTGATCGACTGCATCGACAGTGTGAATGCCAAGGCGGCGCTGATTGCCTGGTGCAAGCGGCGCAAGATACAGATCATCACCACCGGTGGCGCGGGCGGGCAAATTGACCCGACGCTGATTCAGGTCTGTGACTTGAACCGTACCTTCAATGACCCTCTGGCCTCCAAGGTGCGTTCGACCTTGCGTCGCGATTATGGATTTTCGCGCACCATGACCCGTCACTACAGCGTGCCGTGTGTGTTCTCCACCGAGCAGCTGCGCTACCCAAAGCCGGACGGCAGCATTTGCCTGCAGAAGAGTTTTGTCGGTGACGGGGTGAAGCTGGACTGTGCTGGCGGGTTTGGCGCAGTGATGATGGTGACGGCCACCTTCGGCATGGTGGCGGCGACCAAGGCGGTGGACAAGATCGTGGCGGGCGTGCGCCGGCCTTCGGAGAAGGTAAAGCCTGCACCACAGGAATAA